From one [Ruminococcus] lactaris ATCC 29176 genomic stretch:
- a CDS encoding TlyA family RNA methyltransferase — MKERLDVLLVKRNLAESREKAKAIIMSGNVFVEDQREDKAGTTFPEDVKIEVRGHVMPYVSRGGLKLEKAIKNFDVSVEGKVCTDVGSSTGGFTDCMLQNGAVKVFAIDVGRGQLDWKLRQDPRVVCMEKTNIRYVTPEDIGEPVDFSSIDVSFISLTKVLEPIRDYLTEDGEIVALIKPQFEAGREKVGKKGVVREKSTHHEVIEKVTSYAASIGFDILEIEFSPIKGPEGNIEYLVHLKKTQELPGKILAQNLETVVDSAFDTLAK; from the coding sequence ATGAAAGAACGTTTAGATGTATTACTTGTAAAAAGGAATCTTGCAGAGTCCAGGGAAAAGGCAAAAGCGATCATTATGTCTGGAAATGTATTCGTAGAAGATCAGAGAGAGGACAAGGCAGGAACCACTTTCCCGGAAGATGTAAAGATTGAAGTGAGAGGGCATGTCATGCCGTATGTCAGCAGAGGCGGTCTGAAGCTGGAGAAAGCAATTAAAAATTTTGATGTCAGTGTAGAAGGAAAAGTCTGTACGGATGTGGGATCTTCTACTGGCGGTTTTACGGACTGTATGCTGCAGAACGGAGCTGTAAAGGTGTTTGCAATCGATGTCGGACGGGGGCAGTTGGACTGGAAACTGCGTCAGGATCCAAGGGTAGTCTGCATGGAAAAGACCAATATCCGCTATGTGACACCGGAAGATATCGGAGAACCGGTGGACTTTTCCTCCATTGATGTCTCCTTTATTTCGCTGACAAAAGTGTTAGAGCCGATTCGGGATTATCTGACAGAAGACGGAGAAATCGTAGCCCTGATTAAACCACAGTTTGAAGCAGGGCGTGAAAAGGTCGGGAAAAAAGGAGTCGTGAGAGAAAAAAGCACGCACCATGAAGTAATCGAAAAAGTGACTTCCTATGCAGCGTCTATCGGATTTGATATTCTTGAGATTGAATTTTCACCGATCAAAGGACCGGAGGGAAATATTGAATATCTGGTGCATCTGAAGAAGACGCAGGAACTTCCGGGAAAGATCCTGGCACAGAATCTGGAGACGGTCGTGGACAGTGCATTCGATACGTTGGCAAAATAA